GTGCTGACCGGCGTGGATGCCACCAGCTACGGCGCTGATCTGCCCGGCCAGCCCAGCCTTGGCCTGCTGGCAAAGACGCTGTTGAAACAGGTGCCGGAGATCCTGCGCCTGCGACTGTCCTCCATCGATAGTATCGAGGTTGACCGACACTTGCTTGACCTGATCGCCGAAGAGCCGCGCTTCATGCCGCATCTGCATCTGTCGTTGCAGCATGGTGACGACATGATTCTGAAGCGGATGAAGCGCCGTCATTCAAGGGCGGATGCCTTAGGGTTTGCGACACAGGTCCGCGCCCTGCGGCCTGATTTCAGCTTCGGTGCTGATATGATTGCCGGGTTCCCGACTGAAACCGAGGAGATGGCGGAAAATTCCGCTCGTCTGGCGCAAGAGATCGGCATCGCCCATCTGCATGTGTTTCCCTATAGCCCACGGCCCGGCACACCGGCCGCCCGGATGCCGCAACTGGACCGCGCCCTGGTGAAAGCCCGTGCGGCCAGCCTTCGTGCGGTTGCCGAACAGCTGCATCATGCCCATCTTGAACACATGGTCGGCTCACAGCAAAAGCTGCTGGTGGAGCGCAACGAAATGGCGCATACGCAGGACTTCACCCTCGTGGCCGCTCCGGGCCATCTGCCGGGTGCCCTTGTGGATGCGGTGATCGGCGGTCACAATGGGCGTCACCTGATTATTGAACAGACAGCCGCCGCTGCGGCCTGAACGTCGAAAAGCAAAGAACATCATGGCGCTTGGATTCATCAAAAAAGTCTTCACCTTTGGCAAGGACAAGCCAAGCGAAACAGGTGTCGATGCCGGGCTTTCCGCCGAGGAAAAAGCTGCCATTGCCGCCGAGAGCGAGCCACATGACCGTGTGGAGCAATTGCCGCTGGCTGAAGATCCTGTTCTCGCCGAGGAGGTCGATACGGCGGGCGGGCCTTCCGGTGATCTGACTGAGGATCAGGCTGATGAAGACGATGTGACGGCGGATGATCTGAGCCTCCTGCCGCTTTCTCTTCTGGAAGCCGAAGACGCTGCTCAAGAACACGCATCTGACGCGACGCCGTCTTTCGACGAGTTGCTCGACGAGGCGGAAGGTGCTGCGCCCGGCACCGAAATCGCGCTGCCCAGGGGCTTTTCGACCGTGATCGAGCCTGAGCCCGAGCCGGAAACGCCTGAGGTGAAGCAGAGCTGGTTCCAGCGGCTGAAAGCCGGGCTGTTTCGCACCTCCTCGCAGCTCACCGGCCAGATCTCAGCGCTGTTCACCAAGCGCAAGCTGGACGAGGAGACACTGGAAGAGCTTGAAGATCTGCTGATCCAGGCCGATCTCGGCGTCGAGACTGCCATGCGTGTCACTGGCACTCTGTCGTCCGAGCGCTATGGCAAGGATGTGACCGGCGAGGACGTAACGCGGATCATGGCGGCCGAAATCGTCAAGGTGTTGAAGCCGGTGGCCAAGCCGCTGGCACTGGATCTCAATCACAAGCCGCATGTCATTCTCGTCGTCGGTGTCAACGGCACGGGCAAGACCACGACCATCGGCAAGCTGGCCGCCAAACTGTCCGGCTCCGGGCTGAAAGTCATGCTGGCGGCGGGCGATACCTTTCGTGCGGCGGCCATCGAGCAGTTGAAAATCTGGGCGGATCGCACCGGCTCGACCTTTATCGGCACCAAGCTTGGTGCGGACGCGGCGGGGCTGGCCTATGATGCTTTTGAAAAGGCCAAGGCTGAGAAATCCGACGTGCTGATTATCGATACCGCCGGTCGCTTGCAGAACAAGACCGAGTTGATGGATGAGCTGGAAAAGATCGTCCGGGTTCTCTCCAAGCTCGACCCGGATGCGCCGCATACGGTGTTGCAGACGCTGGATGCCACCACCGGCCAGAACGCCATGAACCAGGTGGAAATTTTCCGCAATGTCGCCGGTGTTAACGGCCTGATCATGACCAAGCTGGATGGCACAGCGCGCGGCGGTATTCTGGTCGCCATCGCCGCCAAGCACAAATTGCCGGTCTATTTCATTGGCGTTGGCGAAGGCGTGGATGATCTCGAACCCTTCGAGGCCGAGGATTTTGCCCGCGCCATTGCCGGTTTTGGCCCCTCAGGCTAAAGCACCCACCTTTAAATTCGACGCAATTTCACGTTAATCACCGTATTGAGCCCGAAGAGCAAAGCAGGATACCATGACAGCAGGAAACGCAGACCAGCAACCGAGTGCGGCGGAACAGCATCACCCCTTGCTGAAGCTGGCCTTGGAGCTTGGGCCGCTGCTGGTGTTCTTCTTCGGCAATCTGCGCGGCGAATGGCTGGCGGCGCATTTTCCGGCCCTGACCGCCATCGGCGGGCCGCTGCTGATTGCGACGGCGCTGTTCATGGTCGCCACCGTGGTGGCGCTTGTCGTGTCCAAGATTGTCTTCAAGCATTTGCCGGTCATGCCTTTTGTATCCGGCGTGGTGGTGCTGGTGTTCGGATCGCTGTCGATTTGGCTCCAGGACGACACATTCATCAAGATGAAGCCGACCATCGTCAATGCACTGTTCGGCCTGGTGCTGCTTGGTGGATTACTGTTTGGCAAATCCTTGCTCGGCTATGTCTTCAACGCCGCCTTTCAACTCGATGACGAGGGCTGGCGCAAGTTGACCCTGCGATGGGGTATTTTCTTCCTGTTCCTGTCGGTGTTGAACGAGGTGGTCTGGCGCAATTTCACCAATGATGTCTGGGTGAATTTCAAGGTCTGGGGAACGATGCCGATCACCATCCTCTTCACGCTGGCGCAGATGCCGCTGATCATGCGCCATTCCCTGGAAAATAAGGCGGAAGAGGGCGGCAAGTGACGGCTGTAGCGGGAGCGCCGAAAACCCATCATGCCGCCTCGTTCTGGCTGGTGGTTCCCATCATCATTCTGGCCATACAGATCCTGGCTGAGCATTTCATGGGCCGGATCTGGATCTGCTCCTGCGGCTATGTGAAGCTGTTCGAGGCGGGGGTGAATACACCGGGCAATTCCCAACACTTGGCCGATTGGTACACGCCTTCGCATATCATCCACGGATTCCTGTTTTATGGTCTCGGCTGGCTGGTGCTGCGGCGTGGGTCGTTCGGTCAGCGTCTGACGCTGGCCACGCTGATTGAGGCGGGTTGGGAATTGCTGGAAAACTCGCCCATCATCATCAATCGTTACCGTGCTGCGACCATGGCGGTTGGCTATGAAGGCGACAGCATCCTGAACTCGGCGATGGATACCGTGTTCATGGCGCTCGGCTTCCTGTTTGCAGCCCGTGTGCCGGTGTGGCTGACGATTGTCGTTGCCGTGTTTTTCGAGTTGCTGACGGGGTATCTGATCCGCGACAATCTGACCCTGAATGTCATCATGCTGGTCTGGCCGGTGGATGCGATCAAGGCCTGGCAGGCGGCTCTGTAATGGCTTTGACGGCAAGCGCCCTGTCGATAGCCGGATAAAGACCCTTTTCTATCGACTGCGCATCAAACGGTCCAACGCGCTTATAAACAATCGTGCCATCCGGGGCGACGAGATAGCTTTCCGGGATACCGTAGACGCCCCAATCAATCGCCGCCTTGCCGTTCGGGTCGATGCCGATGGCCTTGTAGGGATTGCCAAGCTCGCCCAAAAACCTGAGCGCATTATCGCTCTTGTCCTTGTAGTTGATGGCGACGATCTGGATGCGGGGGTCATTGCTCAACTGTTTCAGCAACGGATGCTCATCCCGGCAGGGGACACACCAGGACGCAAACACATTGACCAGCGTCAGCTTGCCCGTGATGGCGGAAGAGGTCAGCGCCGGAAGGTTGGAGCCCTCCAGCGGTGGCAGGTTCAGGGTGGGAGCCTTGGTGCCGATCAGTGCGGAGGGAATGTCGCTGACATTCTTGCCGTTGAAATCTTGATCATAGAGCATCTTGCCCGCAGTGCCGGCGATTAGCGCAAAAACCGCAAGCGGAATGGCCGCCAGCAGATAACGGGAGAGCCCGCGCTTTTCAGCGGTTTCCAGCCTGTTCTCAGCCATCAGAGCGCCTTTTCTGTCGATGGATCGGAACGACGGCGGATACCGGAGGCTTCCAATGCCTTCAATTCTTTCTGACGCGCGCGGCCTTCCAGCCAGATCCAGGCCACCATAAACAGGATGGCAGCAGCGGTCAGCCCGTAGGCGGTGCCGATATAGAAGGCATATTTCATGATGCATTCTCCTGCGAGGCGACCCGGGCGGCAAGCCGGCGCTGGGCCATGATTCGTCGCCGCCAGATCTCGTTGCGCATCGCCATCAAATGCAGAGTGAAGAACAGCAGCGTGAAGGCCAGCGCCATGATCAGCAATGGCCGCAGAAACTCCGGATCGACGCTTGGGCCGCCAAGCTTCATGATGCTGGCAGGCTGGTGCAGCGTATTCCACCATTCCACGGAAAATTTGATGATCGGAATATTGACGAAGCCGACCAGGATCAGCACCGAACTGATCCGCGCCGATTTTGACGGATCGTCCATGGCCCGGTTGAGGGCGATCAGGCCCAGATACATCAGGAACAGAATGAACACCGAGGTCAGGCGGGCATCGCCCCAGGCCCACCATGTTCCCCACATGGGCCGACCCCAGAGCGAGCCGGTGACCAGCGCGATGAAAGTAAAGGCCGCTCCCAGCGGTGCCGCGGCCCTATGGCTGACATCGGCCAGCGGATGACGCCAGACCAGCGTGCCAATGGCGGAGATTGCCATGACCGAATAGCACATCATTGCCAGCCAGGCGGCGGGCACATGGATATACATGATCCGCACCGTATCGCCCTGCTGGTAGTCGCCCTCTGTCGTAAAGGCCAGCGTCAGGCCGACGGCCAGCAGAACAACGGTTATTCCCGCCATCCATGGCAGGACACGCGCTACCAGTGCCAGAAACCGGGTCGGATTGGCCAGCGCATTTAATCGGGCAGTAAGCTTGGTCGAAGCAAGGCTATTGTCGGTCATGCTGCTTTCTACCCTGAGGATGGTGTTGCTGCAATTGATCGCAATCAATTGCAGGGGGTCAAGAACGATCAATCCGATGTGTTTCTAAGCGCCAATGCGGCTGCCGATGGCCCGATGACCGCGAAGAATAAAGTGAGCGCGGATAAAAAGAGAAAAGGCGGCAGGAAAGGGGCCGGGTCTTCCACAGCCGCATAGGAGGCGCTGACACCGAAAATCAGCACCGGAATGGCCAGTGGCAGAACCAGGATCGATACCAGCAGCCCGCCGCGCGGCAGGGCCACGGCGACGGCTGCCCCGGCAGCGCCGATGAAGGTCAGCGCAGGAGAGCCGACCAGCAGCGTCAACATCACCGCCCCGATGGCCATTTCGCTCATATTCATGAACAGACCCAGCAGCGGCGAGGCGATCACCAGCGGCAGGCTGGTCGCCGTCCAATGGGCCAGACACTTTACGAAAACCGTCAGCACCAGCGGCGTGTCCTGCATCAGGAGCAGATCCAGCGAACCGTCATCGCGGTCGGCCTGAAACAGCCGGTCGAGGCCAAGCAGTGCCGACAGCAGCGCGCCGATCCAGACGATGGCAGGACCTATTCGAGCCAGCAGGTTCATATCCGGACCGACGCCAAAGGGAATGACGGCCACCACGGTCAGGAAGAACAGCACGCCGATCAGCGCGCCACCGCCCGCCCTGACCGACAGTTTCAAGTCGCGCAGAAAAAGGGCGATCACACCGCATCCTCCAGATCGCCGTAGTCGAAGCCCTTCATTTCCAGCCGTTTGGGGCTATCCAGCCCCAGGGGCTGGTGGGTGGCGGCCAGCACCATGCCGCCTTGGGCCAGATGGGCGCGGATCAGGCTTGAAAACATCTCGTCGGCTTTGACGTCCAGCGCGGCGGTTGGCTCATCGAGAATCCAGATCGGGCGGTAGGAGACCAGCAGCCGGGCCACGGCGAAGCGCCGCTGCTGCCCGGCAGAAAGATAGCCATAGGGCAGATGGGTGATGCCGCCCAGCCCGACCTGATCGGCAGCCTCTTCGATGGAAATGCCTGCGCCGCCTTGGGCCTGTCCGAGAAAGGTCTTCCAGAACTCCAGATTTTCGGCCACCGTCAGTTCCGCCTTCATGCCGTTGCGATGGCCGAGGTAGTGACTGACCTCGCGGGGTGGTCGTGGCTCGGTGCCGGGTGATTCGAACAGGACGGAGCCGCGCTCTGGCCGGATGAAGCCGGCGATGACCCGCAGCAAGGTGGATTTTCCCGATCCGTTGCGACCGGTCAGGACCAGCGCTTCGCCAGATGACAGCGTGAAGGAGACGTTGCGAAACAGCAGATCTTCCCCGCGTTTTGCGGCCAGTTCCAGGGCATTTAGCCGGGTGATTTCCCCTTTGTTTAGCAAAGCTTATCGCCTTTAAAAAATTGTGCCATTTGGCCTTCTACACTCTGGAACAGTTCTTGGAAATTCTCTATAAGACCTGCAACCACGCCAGCGACCGGCGTGTCCATCATCCTAGCGCCGAACTTGAATGTTGCGTAAAGCGATTTTCACGGGCGGACAGCGGAAATGGTCGCACCCGCATCCTGATGTGCATGTAGTGCATAGGCGTCCGCACGTATGTGTTGGCTATCAGTATCAGCGGGGTTCTATCCGTGTCCAAATCGCTTGACAGTTTCAATTGCCGGTCGACGCTTTCCGTCGATGGCAAGGATTATGTCTATTACAGTATCCCCAAGGCCGAGGCCAATGGCCTGACCGGCGTCTCCAAGCTACCCTATTCCATGAAGGTGCTGCTGGAAAACCTGCTGCGCAACGAAGACGGCCGCTCCGTCACCAAGGCCGACATTGAAAACGTCGCCGCCTGGCTGGTTGATAAGGGTACGGCTGAAAACGAAATTGCCTATCGTCCGGCCCGCGTGCTGATGCAGGACTTCACCGGCGTTCCCGCCGTGGTCGATCTGGCCGCCATGCGCGATGCCATGGTGTCGCTGGGTGGCGATCCGGAAAAGATCAACCCGCTGGTTCCCGTTGACCTCGTCATCGACCATTCGGTCATCGTTGACGAATTTGGCACGCCAACCGCTTTTGCCCGCAACGTTGAGCTGGAATATGAGCGTAACGGCGAGCGTTACCGCTTCCTCAAGTGGGGCCAGCAGGCGTTCAAGAACTTCCGCGTTGTTCCTCCGGGCACCGGCATCTGTCACCAGGTCAACCTTGAATATCTCGGCCAGACCGTCTGGACCAAGGACGAAGACGGCGAAACCACTGCCTATCCTGACACCTGCGTTGGCACCGACAGCCACACCACGATGATCAACGGTCTGGGCGTTCTGGGCTGGGGCGTGGGCGGTATCGAAGCGGAAGCGGCCATGCTTGGCCAGCCAGTTTCCATGCTTCTGCCGGAAGTTATCGGCTTCAAGCTGACTGGCAAGGTCAAGGAAGGCGTCACCGCCACCGACCTCGTGCTGACCGTTGTGCAGATGCTGCGCAAGAAGGGCGTTGTGTCCAAGTTCGTTGAATTCTTCGGCCCCGGCCTTGATTCGATGTCTTTGGCCGACCGCGCCACCATCGGCAATATGGGTCCGGAATACGGCGCGACCTGCGGCTTCTTCCCGGTTGACGGCGAAACCATTAACTACCTCACCATGTCGGGCCGCACCAAGGACCGGATTGCACTGGTCGAAGCCTATTCCAAGGCGCAGGGCATGTGGCGCGATGGCGACGGTTCCGAACTGGTGTTCACTGACACGCTGGAACTGGATCTCGGCGACGTTGTGCCGTCGATGGCTGGTCCAAAGCGTCCGGAAGGCCGCTTGCCTTTGGAAACCATTGCACCAAACTTCGCAACGGCGCTGGAAGGCGACTATAAGAAGCCTGGCCAGCTGACCAATCGCTACGCTGTTGAAGGCACTGACTTCGACCTCGGTCATGGCGATGTGGCGATTGCCGCTATCACCTCCTGCACCAACACGTCTAACCCGAGCGTGTTGATCGCTGCTGGCCTTCTGGCCCGCAATGCTGTTGCCAAGGGCCTGAAGTCCAAGCCATGGGTCAAGACCTCGCTGGCACCTGGATCTCAGGTTGTTGGTGAATATCTTGAAAAGTCCGGTCTTCAGGTTTCTCTGGATGCACTCGGCTTTAATCTGGTTGGTTTCGGTTGCACCACCTGCATCGGCAACTCTGGCCCGCTGCCAGCGCCGATTTCCAAGACCATCAACGACAAGGGCCTGATCACCGCTGGCGTGTTGTCGGGCAACCGTAACTTTGAAGGCCGTATCTCGCCGGACGTTCAGGCCAACTATCTGGCCTCTCCACCACTGGTTGTTGCTTACGCGCTGGCCGGTTCCGTCCAGAAGGATCTGACCACCGAGCCTCTGGGCGAAGATCAGAACGGCAACCCGGTTTTCCTCAAGGATATCTGGCCAACCTCGAAGGAAATTCAGGAATTCATCCTGAAATACGTCACCCGCGAACTGTACGAAAGCAAATATGCCGACGTGTTCAAGGGCGATGAAAACTGGCAGGCTGTTCAGATTCCGGCTGGCCAGACCTATGCCTGGGACGACAATTCCACCTATGTTCAGAACCCGCCTTACTTCGTGGGCATGGGCAAGAGCGGTTCTGGTCTGAAGAACATCACCAATGCGCGCGTTCTTGGCCTGTTCGGCGACAAGATCACCACCGACCATATCTCGCCGGCTGGCTCCATCAAGGCGGCGTCGCCTGCTGGCGCCTATCTGCTGGATCACGGCGTTGGCGTGGCGGACTTCAACCAGTACGGCACCCGTCGCGGCAATCACGAAGTGATGATGCGCGGTACCTTCGCCAATATCCGTATTCGCAACCACATGCTCGGCCCGAACGGCAAGGAAGGTGGCTACACCATCCATTATCCGTCCAAGGAAGAGATGTCGATTTACGATGCGGCCATGCAGTACAAGGCTGAGGGCGTTCCCCTGGTGATCTTTGCAGGCGTCGAATACGGCAACGGCTCGTCGCGTGACTGGGCTGCCAAGGGTACCAACCTGCTCGGCGTGCGCGCCGTGATTGCCCAGTCGTTCGAGCGTATCCACCGCTCCAACCTGGTCGGCATGGGCATCGTACCTTTCTGCTTCGAGGACGGCACCACCTGGGCCAGCCTCAACCTGAAGGGCGACGAAACTGTCACCATCGAAGGCCTCGAAGGCGAGATCAAGCCACGCGAGAAGAAGATCGCCAAGATCACCTATGCCGATGGCACGGTAAAGGATCTGCCGCTGATCTGCCGCATCGATACGCTTGACGAAGTGACCTATGTGAATAACGGTGGCATCTTGCAGACCGTTCTGCGCGATCTGGCCGCTTAATCCGGTCGATTCCCATTGAAAATACCAGCCGCCGGCGCAAATGCCGGCGGCTTTTTTGTTTTCTCTTCGCTTCAAGGTTGCTCTCACCCCAACGTGACTTGGTGTTGAAGCGGGTCCTGTTTATCCTCTCGACCATGAGCAGACAGATCGATGGTGTGGCGAGGCTTAAGACCAGGTTCATGTGACCGGTTTAAACTGCTTTGACATGTTTATGCAGTATGGACAGCGTAAGCCGGGCTGGCTGCAAGGGCGCGCTCCAAAAAGGATCGTTCGGCACGTTGAGACTTCATGGTATTGTGGCGGGCTTATAAGAGTTGACTAAAGGGGAGGGTTGAAAAATGGGGCAGTATCGATGGTTTCGATGAAGGTTACGGCAATCCCTGTAAAAGGTCTTTTGGTAGGCCTGATGACGTGTCTGGCGAGCGCTTCAATGGCGAAGGCTGACGAGGCGCGGTCGCCGAAGGGAGTTGTCGAGCTTTTTACGTCGCAGGGCTGCGTATCCTGCCCCCCCGCCGACCGCGCCTTTGAAGCGCTCGCCAAACAACCTGATGTGATCGCACTGGCCTATCATGTCGATTACTGGAACTACCGCGGCTGGACCGATACGCTTGGATCTCCTGGCAATACCGCCCGCCAATATGCCTATGCGCGCAGTTTTGGCCGAAGCGGGGTCTATACGCCCCAGGCTGTGGTCAATGGCACGATGCAGATGAAGGGTACCGATGCGGCGACGCTTTCGGGAAAACTGGATGGGCTGCGGGCCAGCGGCAATGGCTTGTCGGTCAAGGTCGATGCGGCCATTCAAGGCGACGCACTGTCGGTGTCGATCGGTAGTGGGCAAGGCCGCGCTGATGTGATCGTCGTCTATTTCAAGCGTCGAAAAGATGTCGAGGTCCTGAAGGGTGAAAACAAGGGCCAGCGCATGACCTATTGGAACAGCGTCAGCGACATTCAATCTGTCGGCATGTGGCATGGCGATAGTTTGAAACTGACCCTGCCATCCAAGGTTCTGCGCAGCAATGATTGTGATGGATTTGCAGTCTTGCTTCAGTCTTCGACGCAAAATGGAGAGCCCGGTCGTATCGTCGGCGCAGCGATGGTTATGGCTCAATCCGCAGGAAATGAGAGCGCTAAGCAGCTCAATCCGTGATTTGAAAACAGTCTGCGCATGGTGCGCCGACAGGTCTCACATACAATATTATGTCTTCAGCGGGTCCGGCCGGGAACATTGGGGGGCTGGGGGTAAGGGGTCAATGCGCCAGACCGGACCCTTGACGCTGACGCGTCAACTGAAGACGCTGCAATCTCGTCTGCAATTGGGGCGCTGTTTTGACCGAAATACGGCGAAGGAAAAAAACCTTCCGAAATGGTACAGGTTGCGCTTTTTGGCGCAAACGGCTTACGCAGTTACGCTCTTGCAATTTGATGCCTGTCAGGCAAACTGTCACCGGCTTGTCATGAAAAGCACGAAGGAGCCCCAATGACCGATCAGCCGGATTTACCTCGTGAAGTCCCGCCCGTCACTCCTGAAACTGGCCAGCGCCCGGGCAACAGACCTGCTCCCGTGGTGGATCTTAGGGATTACAAGCAGAATCTTGATCCGCTACCGGTCACTTTTCATCGTACGGAATTGGATGCGATCTTATGGGTCTATGGCCGAATGGTCGGGGAAGGCGAGTGGCGTGATTACGCGCTCGACCACTTGAAAGACAAGGCGGTGTTTTCCGTTTTCAAGCGCTCCGGTGAGATGCCTTTGTATCGGATCGAGAAAAATCCGAAGCTTGCGGCAAAGCAGGGGGCCTTTTCGGTGGTCAATACCCACGGAATGATCTTGAAGCGTGGCCATGACCTGCGCCAGGTGCTGAAAGTGTTCGACAAGGTTTTAAAACTGGTCGAATAGAGCATCCTTATCCTTTGAACAGGCTTCCAG
This region of Agrobacterium vitis genomic DNA includes:
- the mtaB gene encoding tRNA (N(6)-L-threonylcarbamoyladenosine(37)-C(2))-methylthiotransferase MtaB; amino-acid sequence: MSDIDVITFGCRLNTYESEVMKAEAEKAGLDQAILVNTCAVTGEAVRQARQAIRRARRENPQARIIVTGCAAQTDAAGFAAMPEVDLVLGNEEKLKAEHYRALPDFGVAAAEKLRVNDIMSVTETAPQMVSHIDGHVRGFLQVQNGCDHRCTFCIIPYGRGNSRSVPMGAVVEQARKLVENGYREVVLTGVDATSYGADLPGQPSLGLLAKTLLKQVPEILRLRLSSIDSIEVDRHLLDLIAEEPRFMPHLHLSLQHGDDMILKRMKRRHSRADALGFATQVRALRPDFSFGADMIAGFPTETEEMAENSARLAQEIGIAHLHVFPYSPRPGTPAARMPQLDRALVKARAASLRAVAEQLHHAHLEHMVGSQQKLLVERNEMAHTQDFTLVAAPGHLPGALVDAVIGGHNGRHLIIEQTAAAAA
- the ftsY gene encoding signal recognition particle-docking protein FtsY, coding for MALGFIKKVFTFGKDKPSETGVDAGLSAEEKAAIAAESEPHDRVEQLPLAEDPVLAEEVDTAGGPSGDLTEDQADEDDVTADDLSLLPLSLLEAEDAAQEHASDATPSFDELLDEAEGAAPGTEIALPRGFSTVIEPEPEPETPEVKQSWFQRLKAGLFRTSSQLTGQISALFTKRKLDEETLEELEDLLIQADLGVETAMRVTGTLSSERYGKDVTGEDVTRIMAAEIVKVLKPVAKPLALDLNHKPHVILVVGVNGTGKTTTIGKLAAKLSGSGLKVMLAAGDTFRAAAIEQLKIWADRTGSTFIGTKLGADAAGLAYDAFEKAKAEKSDVLIIDTAGRLQNKTELMDELEKIVRVLSKLDPDAPHTVLQTLDATTGQNAMNQVEIFRNVAGVNGLIMTKLDGTARGGILVAIAAKHKLPVYFIGVGEGVDDLEPFEAEDFARAIAGFGPSG
- a CDS encoding septation protein A, with product MTAGNADQQPSAAEQHHPLLKLALELGPLLVFFFGNLRGEWLAAHFPALTAIGGPLLIATALFMVATVVALVVSKIVFKHLPVMPFVSGVVVLVFGSLSIWLQDDTFIKMKPTIVNALFGLVLLGGLLFGKSLLGYVFNAAFQLDDEGWRKLTLRWGIFFLFLSVLNEVVWRNFTNDVWVNFKVWGTMPITILFTLAQMPLIMRHSLENKAEEGGK
- a CDS encoding DUF2585 domain-containing protein, producing MTAVAGAPKTHHAASFWLVVPIIILAIQILAEHFMGRIWICSCGYVKLFEAGVNTPGNSQHLADWYTPSHIIHGFLFYGLGWLVLRRGSFGQRLTLATLIEAGWELLENSPIIINRYRAATMAVGYEGDSILNSAMDTVFMALGFLFAARVPVWLTIVVAVFFELLTGYLIRDNLTLNVIMLVWPVDAIKAWQAAL
- a CDS encoding DsbE family thiol:disulfide interchange protein — its product is MAENRLETAEKRGLSRYLLAAIPLAVFALIAGTAGKMLYDQDFNGKNVSDIPSALIGTKAPTLNLPPLEGSNLPALTSSAITGKLTLVNVFASWCVPCRDEHPLLKQLSNDPRIQIVAINYKDKSDNALRFLGELGNPYKAIGIDPNGKAAIDWGVYGIPESYLVAPDGTIVYKRVGPFDAQSIEKGLYPAIDRALAVKAITEPPARP
- the ccmD gene encoding heme exporter protein CcmD; translated protein: MKYAFYIGTAYGLTAAAILFMVAWIWLEGRARQKELKALEASGIRRRSDPSTEKAL
- a CDS encoding heme ABC transporter permease, translated to MTDNSLASTKLTARLNALANPTRFLALVARVLPWMAGITVVLLAVGLTLAFTTEGDYQQGDTVRIMYIHVPAAWLAMMCYSVMAISAIGTLVWRHPLADVSHRAAAPLGAAFTFIALVTGSLWGRPMWGTWWAWGDARLTSVFILFLMYLGLIALNRAMDDPSKSARISSVLILVGFVNIPIIKFSVEWWNTLHQPASIMKLGGPSVDPEFLRPLLIMALAFTLLFFTLHLMAMRNEIWRRRIMAQRRLAARVASQENAS
- the ccmB gene encoding heme exporter protein CcmB encodes the protein MIALFLRDLKLSVRAGGGALIGVLFFLTVVAVIPFGVGPDMNLLARIGPAIVWIGALLSALLGLDRLFQADRDDGSLDLLLMQDTPLVLTVFVKCLAHWTATSLPLVIASPLLGLFMNMSEMAIGAVMLTLLVGSPALTFIGAAGAAVAVALPRGGLLVSILVLPLAIPVLIFGVSASYAAVEDPAPFLPPFLFLSALTLFFAVIGPSAAALALRNTSD
- the ccmA gene encoding heme ABC exporter ATP-binding protein CcmA, coding for MLNKGEITRLNALELAAKRGEDLLFRNVSFTLSSGEALVLTGRNGSGKSTLLRVIAGFIRPERGSVLFESPGTEPRPPREVSHYLGHRNGMKAELTVAENLEFWKTFLGQAQGGAGISIEEAADQVGLGGITHLPYGYLSAGQQRRFAVARLLVSYRPIWILDEPTAALDVKADEMFSSLIRAHLAQGGMVLAATHQPLGLDSPKRLEMKGFDYGDLEDAV
- the acnA gene encoding aconitate hydratase AcnA encodes the protein MSKSLDSFNCRSTLSVDGKDYVYYSIPKAEANGLTGVSKLPYSMKVLLENLLRNEDGRSVTKADIENVAAWLVDKGTAENEIAYRPARVLMQDFTGVPAVVDLAAMRDAMVSLGGDPEKINPLVPVDLVIDHSVIVDEFGTPTAFARNVELEYERNGERYRFLKWGQQAFKNFRVVPPGTGICHQVNLEYLGQTVWTKDEDGETTAYPDTCVGTDSHTTMINGLGVLGWGVGGIEAEAAMLGQPVSMLLPEVIGFKLTGKVKEGVTATDLVLTVVQMLRKKGVVSKFVEFFGPGLDSMSLADRATIGNMGPEYGATCGFFPVDGETINYLTMSGRTKDRIALVEAYSKAQGMWRDGDGSELVFTDTLELDLGDVVPSMAGPKRPEGRLPLETIAPNFATALEGDYKKPGQLTNRYAVEGTDFDLGHGDVAIAAITSCTNTSNPSVLIAAGLLARNAVAKGLKSKPWVKTSLAPGSQVVGEYLEKSGLQVSLDALGFNLVGFGCTTCIGNSGPLPAPISKTINDKGLITAGVLSGNRNFEGRISPDVQANYLASPPLVVAYALAGSVQKDLTTEPLGEDQNGNPVFLKDIWPTSKEIQEFILKYVTRELYESKYADVFKGDENWQAVQIPAGQTYAWDDNSTYVQNPPYFVGMGKSGSGLKNITNARVLGLFGDKITTDHISPAGSIKAASPAGAYLLDHGVGVADFNQYGTRRGNHEVMMRGTFANIRIRNHMLGPNGKEGGYTIHYPSKEEMSIYDAAMQYKAEGVPLVIFAGVEYGNGSSRDWAAKGTNLLGVRAVIAQSFERIHRSNLVGMGIVPFCFEDGTTWASLNLKGDETVTIEGLEGEIKPREKKIAKITYADGTVKDLPLICRIDTLDEVTYVNNGGILQTVLRDLAA
- a CDS encoding DUF1223 domain-containing protein — protein: MKVTAIPVKGLLVGLMTCLASASMAKADEARSPKGVVELFTSQGCVSCPPADRAFEALAKQPDVIALAYHVDYWNYRGWTDTLGSPGNTARQYAYARSFGRSGVYTPQAVVNGTMQMKGTDAATLSGKLDGLRASGNGLSVKVDAAIQGDALSVSIGSGQGRADVIVVYFKRRKDVEVLKGENKGQRMTYWNSVSDIQSVGMWHGDSLKLTLPSKVLRSNDCDGFAVLLQSSTQNGEPGRIVGAAMVMAQSAGNESAKQLNP
- a CDS encoding DUF2794 domain-containing protein; amino-acid sequence: MTDQPDLPREVPPVTPETGQRPGNRPAPVVDLRDYKQNLDPLPVTFHRTELDAILWVYGRMVGEGEWRDYALDHLKDKAVFSVFKRSGEMPLYRIEKNPKLAAKQGAFSVVNTHGMILKRGHDLRQVLKVFDKVLKLVE